From the Primulina tabacum isolate GXHZ01 chromosome 3, ASM2559414v2, whole genome shotgun sequence genome, one window contains:
- the LOC142538389 gene encoding protein SMALL AUXIN UP-REGULATED RNA 51-like: protein MVSAIKKVNMIAQIVRLRQVVCRWKAKSLMRLASRYVCSDSDDPDASNCQTPSGSVAVYVGQERLRFVIPTRYLNLPVFGALLQEAEEEFGFQTNGGLVLPCEPSFFEEILRYLEEDEEKFCSFELDDFLKMVSEVGLESLDRPRCKESSASGSCHEFTPLLQKTRV from the coding sequence ATGGTATCCGCCATCAAGAAAGTCAACATGATCGCCCAAATCGTGCGGCTGAGGCAAGTCGTCTGCCGCTGGAAAGCCAAGAGCCTCATGCGCCTCGCATCGCGTTATGTCTGCTCGGATTCCGACGACCCCGACGCCTCGAACTGCCAAACTCCCTCCGGTTCCGTCGCTGTCTACGTCGGCCAGGAGCGCCTGAGGTTCGTGATACCCACCCGCTACCTGAACCTGCCCGTTTTCGGGGCCCTACTCCAAGAGGCGGAAGAGGAGTTCGGGTTCCAGACGAACGGTGGTTTGGTTCTACCCTGCGAACCGAGTTTTTTCGAAGAAATCTTGCGTTATCTTGAGGAGGACGAAGAGAAGTTCTGCAGTTTTGAGCTGGACGACTTCTTGAAAATGGTTTCTGAAGTGGGGTTGGAATCTTTAGACAGGCCGCGTTGTAAAGAATCTTCCGCGTCGGGTTCCTGCCATGAATTCACTCCATTGCTGCAGAAGACTAGGGTTTGA
- the LOC142540109 gene encoding uncharacterized protein LOC142540109 yields MEGSFPSKMKRKDLEDATDDFSLCSPARKIRRLDAELRPILEEREIPMQFEESVPQKQSYFSNLRVLKIEELPIENEERAIVLFNPVDSPLHQLSSRFSVSVDPHIISGIKNQVRESSESSPWRIANDKAGSEDSNLHSHNGCLAVVPWVPSPLPSMRGAEFGQQTDTSEMMEAEATEEMDVEDDVSVDQENVHVPCAANHLHQWQQQHCMISQLPHNPSTPDVWYQ; encoded by the exons ATGGAGGGTTCTTTTCCGTCGAAGATGAAGAGGAAAGACCTAGAAGATGCGACTGATGATTTTTCTCTCTGTTCTCCTGCCAGAAAAATCCGCAGGCtg GATGCTGAATTGCGTCCGATTTTAGAGGAGCGTGAGATTCCGATGCAGTTTGAGGAATCCGTGCCTCAGAAACAGAGctattttagcaatttaaggGTTTTGAAAATTGAAGAATTGCCGATCGAGAATGAAGAGAGGGCCATTGTCTTGTTTAATCCTGTGGACTCTCCGCTGCACCAGTTGTCATCCAGATTCTCGGTGTCGGTTGATCCTCACATTATTTCCGGGATCAAAA ATCAAGTTAGGGAGTCAAGTGAATCAAGCCCTTGGCGAATAGCTAATGATAAAGCAGGGTCCGAGGATAGCAACTTACACTCACATAATGGGTGCTTAGCTGTTGTACCTTGGGTTCCATCACCACTTCCTTCCATGCGGGGAGCAGAATTCGGTCAGCAAACTGATACTTCGGAGATGATGGAAGCTGAAGCAACCGAGGAAATGGATGTCGAAGACGATGTAAGTGTGGATCAAGAGAATGTGCATGTACCTTGTGCAGCAAATCACTTGCACCAATGGCAGCAGCAGCACTGCATGATTTCCCAGCTGCCCCACAACCCATCGACTCCAGATGTTTGGTACCAGTAA
- the LOC142540110 gene encoding large ribosomal subunit protein P3-like: MGVFTFVCRESGSEWSAKQLNGDLEASADCTFALQRKLVQAAVAVDSSGGVQSSFSYVTPTSAVFQVIVGGGGGGGAFIGGGGGGGGAAAAAAASGGGAAAEAPPAEEKKEEKEESDDDMGFSLFD; the protein is encoded by the exons ATGGGAGTGTTTACGTTCGTGTGTAGAGAATCCGGCTCCGAGTGGTCGGCTAAGCAGCTCAACGGCGATCTGGAGGCTTCGGCCGATTGCACTTTCGCTCTCCAACGTAAGCTCGTTCAAGCCGCCGTCGCAGTTGACTCCTCCGGTGGTGTCCAATCTTCATTCTCCTACGTAACGCCTACCTCCGCGGTTTTCCAG GTGATTGtaggtggtggtggaggtggcgGTGCATTCattggtggaggtggaggtggaggtggagctgcggctgctgctgctgcttctGGTGGTGGCGCAGCTGCTGAGGCACCTCCAGCCGAGGAAAAGAAAGAAGAGAAGGAGGAGAGTGATGATGACATGGGATTCTCACTTTTTGATTAG